GTCGATCGCACACGCGACCCGCGACGCCGCTGCGTCATGCGGTGATGAGAATGCCCGCGGCAGCCTCGCCGCCGGCCTTGCGGCCGACTTCGCGGTGCTCGACACCGACGTCTTCGCGGCCGGCGAGGAGTCGTTGCTCACGGCGCGCGTCGTGCGCACCGTGGTTGCGGGTTCGACGGTGCACGAGGTCTGACGCCGTGCCGCGGGGCCGGTGCACTGCACCGGCGCCGCGGCATCCGCCCGGCTAGGCCGTGGCCTCGTCGCGCGGGTCGGGCAGGTAGGCCGAGATGTCGAGCGGCTGCGTCGGCGGCAGCTCGAGGTCGGCAGGGTCGATGCGGTGGGCGTTCATGTGATGGTCCCTTCGTACTGGTGTTCACGGAGCAGTTCGCGGAGCCGGGCCCTCGCCCGCTGGTACCGCCCGCGCGCGGTGGTCTCGCTGATGCCGAGGATCGTCGCGGCCTCTGCGACGGTGAATCCGTCCCACAGCACGAGGCGCACCCGCCCGAAGTCGAAGCTGCGCTGCGCGACGATGTCCGGCGTCCAGCCGAACCAGTCGATCACTGCCGGTGCGCCCCGCCGCACCGCCTCGTCCAGCCAGTCGTCCATCGCGCGCCCCTCCGTCAGATGCCCTCACAGTAGGTATGTCCGGCAGCGGCCCATTCGGCACAAACTTCTTGCGAATGCCCCATGACGCAGAACGAGGCCGCCCCCTGGTGTCGCAGGGGGCGGCCTCGTCTGTGCTGAGCCTGGGCTCAGTCCTCTGCGACCGCGCGCGAGAGCGTCTCGCCGCGGAAGAACGCCGGGCGCTTGCGCCACTGCCAGAGCATCACCGCTGCACCGCCGAGCAGCACGACCATGCCGAGGATGAACACGAGGCCCACGCCGCCGATGTTGGAGCCGCTGCCGTATGAGGGGTCCATGCTGTCGATCAGCGTCGTGACGAACAGCACGGCCAGGATGACTCCGCCCACGAGCGGGGCGAGCAGCGTGAAGAAGACGTTGCGCACCGACCGGAACCACACCGAGCGGAAGAACCACACACATGCGAAGGCCGTGATGCCGTAGTAGAAGCAGATCATCATGCCGAGCGCGGTGATCGTGTCCCAGAGCACGTTCTCGCTCAGCAGGCGCATGACGGCGTAGAAGACGGATGCAACGACCGCCGACACGATCGTCGCATACCCCGGCGTGAAGAAGCGCGGGCTCACGCTCGCGAACTTCTCGGGGAGCGCGCCGTAGTGGCCCATCGCGAGCAGCGTGCGCGCGGGACCCACGAACGTCGACTGCAGGCTCGACGCCGAGCTCGTCAGCACGGCGAGCGAGACGAGCACCGCGAACGGGCCGAGGATCGGACCGGCGAGGTGGAAGAACACATTGTCCTGGATGTCGGGGTTGCCGAGTCCGAACTCGCCCTCGCCGACGCCCGCGTAGGAGATCAGCGACACGGCGATGAGCAGGTAGAGCACGAAGATCGTGACGACCGTGATCGTCGCGGCCCGGCCCGGCGTCTTCTCCGACCCCCTCGTCTCCTCGTTCATCGTGAGCGTGACATCCCAGCCCCAGAAGATGAAGATCGAGAGCGAGAGACCGGCGACGACCGCCGAGAACGATCCGACGGCGAACGGGTTGAACCACGACCATTCGATCGGCGTCGCGTCGAACGCATTGCCGTTCGCGACCTCGACGAGGGCGGCGACCGAGAACAGGACGAGCACCGCGACCTGGAACCCGACGAGCCAGTACTGCACCTTCTGGGTGGTCTGCATGTCGCGGTACGAGATCCACGTCGCGCCGAGCATGAAGAGCAGGCAGACGGCGACGTTGATGAACGGGTTCGCGGCGAGGTCGGCGATCTCGGGAATGCCCGAGACCTGTGCGATCAGGAGGAACAGGAAGTCCACCGCGATGCCCGCGAGATTGGACAGCACGAGGATCGTCGCCGCGATGAGGCCCCAGCCGGCCATCCAGCCCACCCAGGGTCCGAAGGCGCGCGTCGCCCAGGTGAACGAGGTGCCGGAGTCCGGCATCCGCTTGTTGAGCTCGCGGTAGCCGAGCGCGACGAGCAGCATCGGGATGAAGCCGACGAGGATGATCGCCGGTACCTGCACGCCGACCTCCGACACCGTTGGGCCGAGGGCGGCCGTCAGCGTGTAGGCGGGCGCGATGCACGAGATGCCGATGACGATCGCGCCGATGAGGCCGACCGAACCCGCCGACAGCCCTTTCTTCGAGATGCCGTGATCGGAGCCGTCGACCGCGGCGCTCGCCGTGGTCAACGGCGCGTGCGGTTCGGTGTGCTGCTGGTGGGGTTCTTGGTGCGTCATTGCGTGATCCTTCAGGAGGTGGAGCGCGGCACGACGATCATCGGCACCGGCAGCTCGCGCAGCATCTTCGATGCCGTCGAGCCCAGGAAGAGTCGGCTGGGGGTCGCGAGGCGGCTCGAGCCGACGAGCACGACCTCGCCGGCGTGCCACTCGAGCGCCGCGACCGCCTGCTCGATCGTGTCGCCGGAGGCGACGACCGCGGTGGCCGTCGTGCCGGCGGGCAGCGCCCGGCGGGCCGCTTCGAGCACGTCGTCGGCGTGGGCGGTGCTCGCGAGCGAGGCGAGCTCCTCGTCCATGCCGGCCGGCAGGTCGATCGAGACGAGCGACACGAGCCGCAGCGGCGCGTGCGTGAGCCGGGCGAGGCGCACCGAGATGTCGAGCACCGACCCCGCCCCCGAGCGCGTGCCGACCGCACCCGTGATGCGGGTGACGCCGAGCGTGACGGGCGTCTCGCGCGAGCCCGCCGGAGCGAGCGCCACGGGCACGTCGGACGCGTGCAGCAGGTCGTTGGCCACCGAACCGATGCGCGACCGGCCGAGCAACCCGCCGCGCGCGGCGCCGACGACGATGAGCGAGGCGTCGAACTCGTGCGCTGCGGCCACGAGGCCCTCGGCGAACGACTCGGCGTAACGGATGTGCAGCGCCTGCTCGACACCGTCGCCGAGGCGAGCGGATGCCTCGGCCAGCCAACCCCGGGAGCGCTCCTTCAGGTGGCGCTCGTACCCGGTGTCGGGCGGAACGACGGCACCGCGCGCCTCGATGGGAAGCACCATCACGACTTCGAGGAGCGCCTCACTGGCCGCCGCGAGTCGCCCGCCGAGGGCGAGCGCGTCGGCGCCGGATTCGTTCGCCGTGTAGCCGACGACGATGCGGGTGACCATCAGCTCGCGCCGAGGATCTCGTCGGCGACCTCGCGACCGACGCGGATCGCGCCGTCGACGTGCTGGTACCCCTTGCCCGCCATGTCGGAGCACGAGAAGTGGATCGGCCCGACGGGGGTGCGGAGGTCGGCGCCGTAGCGCGCGAGGCCGCCCATGTCGAAGCTCGCCGCGTACGCGCCGCGGGTCCACTCCTCGGAGCCCCAGTCGCTCTCGTAGTAGACGACCGGGTTCAGCGCCTCGGGGCCGTAGTAGTGCGAGAGCGACTCGAGGATCCGCGCCTTGCGCTCCTCGGCCGAGAGCGTGAAGACGCCGTCGGCCTCCTCGTCGGAGACGAAGCCGACGAGCGTGCCGCGCGGGTCCTCGTGGTTGGTGTTGTCATATGCCTCGTGCACGAGCTCGTACGGGCTGAACGCCGTGCCCGAGAGGCCCTGCTCGCGCCAGAACGGCGTCTCGTAGACCGCGTGCACCTTGATGACGAAGCCCATCGAGAGGTGCTGGTGCATCTGGTGCTGGCGGCGGGGCAGCGGCGGCTCGTACGAGATGCGGCTGATGAGGATGGGCGGCAGCGCGAGCACGACGTGCTTCGCGTGCACCTCGATCGAATCGGTGACCGCGACGAC
The DNA window shown above is from Agromyces cerinus and carries:
- a CDS encoding RNA polymerase sigma factor — translated: MDDWLDEAVRRGAPAVIDWFGWTPDIVAQRSFDFGRVRLVLWDGFTVAEAATILGISETTARGRYQRARARLRELLREHQYEGTIT
- a CDS encoding APC family permease — its product is MTHQEPHQQHTEPHAPLTTASAAVDGSDHGISKKGLSAGSVGLIGAIVIGISCIAPAYTLTAALGPTVSEVGVQVPAIILVGFIPMLLVALGYRELNKRMPDSGTSFTWATRAFGPWVGWMAGWGLIAATILVLSNLAGIAVDFLFLLIAQVSGIPEIADLAANPFINVAVCLLFMLGATWISYRDMQTTQKVQYWLVGFQVAVLVLFSVAALVEVANGNAFDATPIEWSWFNPFAVGSFSAVVAGLSLSIFIFWGWDVTLTMNEETRGSEKTPGRAATITVVTIFVLYLLIAVSLISYAGVGEGEFGLGNPDIQDNVFFHLAGPILGPFAVLVSLAVLTSSASSLQSTFVGPARTLLAMGHYGALPEKFASVSPRFFTPGYATIVSAVVASVFYAVMRLLSENVLWDTITALGMMICFYYGITAFACVWFFRSVWFRSVRNVFFTLLAPLVGGVILAVLFVTTLIDSMDPSYGSGSNIGGVGLVFILGMVVLLGGAAVMLWQWRKRPAFFRGETLSRAVAED
- a CDS encoding universal stress protein, translated to MVTRIVVGYTANESGADALALGGRLAAASEALLEVVMVLPIEARGAVVPPDTGYERHLKERSRGWLAEASARLGDGVEQALHIRYAESFAEGLVAAAHEFDASLIVVGAARGGLLGRSRIGSVANDLLHASDVPVALAPAGSRETPVTLGVTRITGAVGTRSGAGSVLDISVRLARLTHAPLRLVSLVSIDLPAGMDEELASLASTAHADDVLEAARRALPAGTTATAVVASGDTIEQAVAALEWHAGEVVLVGSSRLATPSRLFLGSTASKMLRELPVPMIVVPRSTS